The following nucleotide sequence is from Pseudomonas sessilinigenes.
CATCGTCAAAGTCGCCGACCAGACCAACCTGCTGTCGCTCAATGCTGCCATCGAGGCCGAGAAGGCCGGTGAATACGGCCGCGGTTTTGCCGTGGTGGCCACGGAGGTGCGCCGCCTGGCGGACCAGACGGCGGTGGCGACCTACGATATCGAGCAGATGGTTCGCGAGATCCAGTCGGCGGTATCGGCCGGGGTCATGGGCATGGACAAGTTCTCCGAAGAAGTGCGCCGCGGCATGGCCGAGGTACAGCAGGTGGGTGAGCAGTTGTCGCAGATCATCCACCAGGTCCAGGCCCTGGCGCCGCGGGTGTTGATGGTCAACGAAGGCATGCAGGCCCAGGCCACCGGCGCCGAGCAGATCAATCACGCGCTGGTGCAATTGGGCGATGCCAGTAGCCAGACCGTCGAGTCCCTGCGCCAGGCCAGTTTCGCCATCGACGAACTGAGCCAGGTGGCCGTGGGGCTGCGTAGCGGCGTTTCGCGTTTCAAAGTCTGATGGATGAGCTCGCGCACAAGCGCAATGGCGCAGCCTCGGTGAAGACCGTGCTGTTCCTGGTTTTCCGCATCGGCCAGGAGCGGTATGCGCTGCGGGCCGTGGATGTGGTCGAGGTGCTGCCGCGCCTGCAACTCAAGCCCATTGCCCAGGCCCCGAGCTGGGTTTCGGGAGTCTTCGCCTACCGTGGCACGGTGGTGCCAGTGATCGACCTGTGCCAACTGACCTTTGGCCGGCCGGCGCAATTGCGTACCAGCACGCGCCTGGTGCTGGTGCACTATCGTGGCGAGGCCGAGCAGCCCGCGCGGGTCCTGGGGTTGTTGCTGGAGCAGGCCAACGACACCCTGCGCTGCGATCCGCAGCAGTTCCAGCCCTATGGCCTGGACAACGCCCAGGCCCCGTACCTGGGGCCGGTGCGCGAGGATGCCCAGGGGCTGTTGCAGTGGGTACGGGTCGATGACCTGCTGCGGCCCGAAGTGCGCGAGTTGTTGTTTCCCAGCCCGCCGCTTGACCTGGCTGCGCTCGAGGAGCCTCGATGAGCGGCGAACAACGGTTTTTCGATTTCCTCAAGGAGCGAATCGGCCTGGATGTCGCCTCCGTGGGGCCGGCGATCATCGAGCGTGCGGTGCGCCAGCGCTGCAATGCGTTGTATATCCATGGCAACGATGAGTACTGGCATCGGTTGCAAGGCTCGCAGGAGGAGCAGCAGGCGCTGATCGAGGCGGTGATCGTCCCGGAGACCTGGTTTTTCCGTTATCCGGAGTCCTTCGCCACGCTGGTCAAGCTGGCCTCGGCCCGCCTGGCCCAGATCAAGGGCATGCGTGCCCTGCGCTTGCTGAGCCTGCCGTGTTCCACCGGCGAAGAGCCTTATTCGATCGCCATGGCCCTGCTGGATGGCGGCCTGGCGCCCCATCAGTTCAAGATCGACGGCCTGGATGTCAGCCCGCTATCGGTGGAGCGGGCCCGGAATGCGGTCTATGGCAAGAATTCCTTTCGTGGCCAGGACACGGATTTTCGAGAGCGTCACTTCGTGGCCGAGGGTGATCGCTATCGCTTGAACGAGCGGGTCCGTGAGCAGGTGCGGCTACAGGTCGGCAATGTGATGGAGCCGGGGTTGCTGGCCTCCGAGCCGGCCTTCGACTTTGTCTTCTGCCGCAACCTGCTGATCTATTTCGACCAGCCCACCCAGCGCCAGGTGTTCGAAGTGCTCAAGCGCCTGACCCATGAAGAGGGTGTGCTGTTCATCGGCCCGGCCGAGGGCAGCTTGCTGGGGCGCTTGGGCATGCGCTCGATCGGCATTCCCCAATCCTTTGCCTTCAGCCGCCACAGCGAACCTGCCCCGGCACAGCCCTTGGCCCCGCTGCCGCAGCCCTTGCCCCTACCGATGCCGCCACGCAGTGTGGCTCCCCCGGCGCCACGCCAGCGTCCCTTTGCCAGTCGCGTGGCGGCCCCGGCGCCCACCAACAGCGTGGTCCCGGCCAGCGATGGCGCGGGCCTGCTGGCAAGCATCACGGCGCTGGCCAATGAGGGCAAGAGTGGTGAGGCCCGGGCCGCTTGCGAGCGCTATCTGCAGCAACATGAGCCGGTAGCCCAGGTGTTCTATTGGCTGGGTTTGCTCAGCGACGTGGCGGGTAACGCCATCGAGGCCCAGGGCTTCTATCGCAAGGCCTTGTACCTGGAGCCGCAGCATCCCGAAGCCCTGGCGCACCTGGCGGCATTGCTGGCGTCCCAGGGCGACTTCGCCGGCGCCCAACGATTGCAGGAGCGTGCCGCTCGTAGCTCGCGCACTGCCGACAGTGAGTTGAAACGATGAGCCATTCATATTCATTGGACGTGACCCGTGAAGATGCGCAGGCCATCGATGACTGCTGGAATCGCATCGGCATCCTTGGCGACAAGTCCTGCCCCTTGTTGGCCGAACATGTCCATTGTCGCAATTGTTCTGTTTATTCCGCTGCGGCTACGCGCCTGCTCGATCGTTATTCGTTGCGCCAGGAGGACCGCGAGCACTCGGTGGTCCAGGAGGCCGACAGTGATGTGGTCACCCGTTCGCTGCTGATGTTCCGTCTGGGCGAGGAGTGGCTGGCATTGGCGACCCGTTGCCTGCTGGAAGTGGCGCCGCAGCAGGCGATTCATTCCCTGCCGCATCAGCGATCACGGGCATTGCTGGGGG
It contains:
- a CDS encoding chemotaxis protein CheW is translated as MDELAHKRNGAASVKTVLFLVFRIGQERYALRAVDVVEVLPRLQLKPIAQAPSWVSGVFAYRGTVVPVIDLCQLTFGRPAQLRTSTRLVLVHYRGEAEQPARVLGLLLEQANDTLRCDPQQFQPYGLDNAQAPYLGPVREDAQGLLQWVRVDDLLRPEVRELLFPSPPLDLAALEEPR
- a CDS encoding CheR family methyltransferase, translated to MSGEQRFFDFLKERIGLDVASVGPAIIERAVRQRCNALYIHGNDEYWHRLQGSQEEQQALIEAVIVPETWFFRYPESFATLVKLASARLAQIKGMRALRLLSLPCSTGEEPYSIAMALLDGGLAPHQFKIDGLDVSPLSVERARNAVYGKNSFRGQDTDFRERHFVAEGDRYRLNERVREQVRLQVGNVMEPGLLASEPAFDFVFCRNLLIYFDQPTQRQVFEVLKRLTHEEGVLFIGPAEGSLLGRLGMRSIGIPQSFAFSRHSEPAPAQPLAPLPQPLPLPMPPRSVAPPAPRQRPFASRVAAPAPTNSVVPASDGAGLLASITALANEGKSGEARAACERYLQQHEPVAQVFYWLGLLSDVAGNAIEAQGFYRKALYLEPQHPEALAHLAALLASQGDFAGAQRLQERAARSSRTADSELKR
- a CDS encoding chemotaxis protein CheW; the protein is MSHSYSLDVTREDAQAIDDCWNRIGILGDKSCPLLAEHVHCRNCSVYSAAATRLLDRYSLRQEDREHSVVQEADSDVVTRSLLMFRLGEEWLALATRCLLEVAPQQAIHSLPHQRSRALLGVANVRGALVACLSLTELLGLDSTPGTAPSGRVMPRMLIIGAEGGPVVVPVDEVHGIHAIDERILNGASTSGEQATAKYTRGVLQWQGRSLRWLDEEQLLLAVTRSLS